AAGATGATCTTTATATCATGCTTCAGAGGCTCCCGGGCGTGCCGGGCGCCGCGGTGGACGTGGACGGTCGAAACGAGGTGCCGCTTGCAGGCCACGCTCTCGAAGCGAATCAACGAACTGCTCGTGCTCGCGGTCCTGGAGCGGGGACCCGCGCACGGCTACCAGATCGCGCTCTCCGTGGAGGAACGGACGGGGGGCGCCTTTTCGTTTCAGCACGGGACGCTCTACCCGATCCTGCACCGGCTGGAGACGAACGGGCATGTGCGTGGCACGTGGGGCGGAGAGGGCCGGCGGCGGAAGACCTACGAACTCACCGACGACGGCCGGGCCGAACTCGCTGCGGGGGCGGCGCAACTGGAACGGCAGTTTCGGGTGCTGCTGGAACTCTTCGGGGGGACGCATGCGGCCTGAACACCCCCTGGCCGACGTCGAACGGAGTCTCGCGGTGCCGCCGCGACGCCGCCTCGACGTGCTGGAGGAAGTCGACGCCGACGCGGAGGCGCTGCAGGCGGAACTGGAACGTCGCGGATACGGGCCGGCGCAGGCACGCCGCGCCGCCCTCCGCCGGGTCGTGCCGGGCACGGAGACGCTCGCGCAACTCGAGGCACAGCACGCGCCGCCTCTGGGCCGCTGGGCGCGGGGCACCGGATGGATCGATCGGGTGGAACGCCTCGGGATCGTCGTGGCCACGGGCCTGGCCGGGGCGGTGGCGTGCATCACCATCCTCGGGACGGGCGCCCTCGGCTCCGCGGCCGTGCTGGCCTGGCCCCAAGTCATCGTCGTCGCCCTGCTCGCCGCGAACTGGACCCGCGCCGCCAAGCGTCTCTGGATCGACGGCGACCTGCGGCGCGAGCTGCGGCGCCGGCTTTGGGAGCGGCAGATCGGGCTCATCGTCCTCGCGGTCGCCCTCGGGGCGCTGGGCGCCGCCCGGGAGGTCTGGGGCGCCTTCGGAGCGCTTGAAGCCGAAGGCTTTGCGCCGCCGGCCATGTGGGACGCCGTCGGCCGCGTCGTCTCCTTCGCCGCGCTCGGGTTGAGCGCGGCGATCTTCGGACTCTTCGGCTGGCTCGCGATCACCCCGCGCCTGATCGACGACGAAACCATGGAGCACCGCATATCGGCGTTCTTCGCCTCGCGGCTCCCACCCACCCCATCAAGGCGGAGGTAGCGATGTCCTTCATCGAATCACTCGGATTCATCCAGTATCCGATCTGGATCGTGCTGATCCTGATGCTGGTACAGATCGGACGCGCGACGGCCGACCAGTTCCGGTCGTCGGGAGCCCCGCCGGCGGGTCTGCGCATCCACTCCGTCCTGGTTCTCGGCGCGCTCGCCGCATGCCTCGGGGTGCTCGGATCGCTGGTCGGCGTCTGGCTGGCGGCGGAAGCCATCTCGCGGGCGGGGGAGGTAAACGCAGGGTTGGCCTGGGGCGGGATCCAGGTCGCGCTGGGCTCGTCCATCGTCGGTTTCCTGATCCTCGGCGTGGCGTCGATCGCCTGGCTCGCCCTGCAGTACGCGAACGGCCGGCGGGATGCGGCGTAACGCGCCGATGCGGGTCCCGACGCTCGTCGCAGCCGGTTTCGTCCTCGCGGGCGGTGCCTGCGCCCCGGGGCCGGAGGACGGTATCGGGGGCCTGTCGCGGCGCGACTCGGCGGGGGTGGCGATCTCCGACAACGAGTCCGCCGACGCGCCGTTCGCGGGCGGGGCGGTGCACATCGCGGACCTCATGACGCCCGACAGCGCGCTCACGGCGCTCCCCTGGGGGGTGGTCGCGGATCCGACGGCCGAGCGGGTCTACGTGGCGGACATGACGGGCGCCCGGGTCGCCGTGTTCGACGGCGCGGGGGCGTTCGTGGAGGCGTTGGGACGGCCGGGAGAGGGTCCGGGCGAGTTCCGGGGCGTGTCCGCGCTGACGCTGGCGCCGGGCGGGACGCTCGTGGCGCTCGATGCGCGGCGGGGCGTGCTCAGCCGCTGGTCGCGGGAAGGAGAGTTCGCGGGCGAGGAACGGCTCCCCGCGAACTATTGGGGACCCGGGTTCGCGGTCGGCGAGGGCGCGGTGGCGGACTGGTTCGCGACCGTGGGTTCGACGACGGCGGACATGTCGATGGACCAGACGCTGGCGGTTCACACCCCGCGCGGCGCGGAACCCGTCCACGTCGTGCGGAGGGAACTGTCGCTCATGGAACTGCCGTGCGCGTCCATGCCCGCCCCGAAGGTGTTCGCGCCGGACGCGGTGTGGGCGAGCCGCGGCGACACGCTCTGGTTCGCGAACGGGGAGGGGTTCCGGATCGACGGCTACGCGGGGGGAGAGGTCT
The nucleotide sequence above comes from Candidatus Palauibacter scopulicola. Encoded proteins:
- a CDS encoding helix-turn-helix transcriptional regulator, translating into MQATLSKRINELLVLAVLERGPAHGYQIALSVEERTGGAFSFQHGTLYPILHRLETNGHVRGTWGGEGRRRKTYELTDDGRAELAAGAAQLERQFRVLLELFGGTHAA